A genomic stretch from Sphingobacterium sp. ML3W includes:
- a CDS encoding acyloxyacyl hydrolase, with protein sequence MRSSILVFVIFALLSFHTNAQVTPRIENQKDTSNNRTPAKTRLIFQLEHESGGELKFNERSKQTLEDSYYSGLNFRIGFQTQFQDSLKSIYNEIYNYPIYGVGIYSSTFGQEHLGQPFAFYGFVAIPIKPKVNSRWNFNYRIALGLSGRFNPYNEQENPFNLLIGSKNNVFIDFGLQANYRLSQKFQVGAGVAFHHFSNGALALPNTGINLLPLSLSVSYTPTSKPFDFRKRAVPKMEETEELHFNYAFGFKQIDREHDGQYFKSTLGAYYSKHFGYKWRLGAGMDAFYSASGNDENIAGDKSGKFSALFSYGPAFYIDHVLNSRLYINGNVGVYLHRNKFNGESTPVYLRAGVRYKVYKDFFAGVSIKAHGGKADFIEWTTGYGFKLGKKRGNPGSN encoded by the coding sequence ATGAGATCAAGCATACTTGTTTTTGTGATCTTCGCGCTTCTTTCCTTTCATACAAATGCGCAGGTCACTCCCAGAATAGAAAATCAGAAAGACACATCAAACAACCGTACTCCCGCAAAAACAAGGTTAATATTTCAACTTGAGCATGAAAGTGGTGGCGAACTCAAATTTAACGAACGTTCAAAGCAAACCCTGGAAGACTCCTATTACAGCGGTCTTAACTTCCGCATTGGCTTCCAAACACAATTTCAGGATTCGTTAAAAAGCATTTATAACGAAATATATAACTACCCCATTTACGGTGTCGGCATCTATAGCAGTACTTTTGGCCAAGAACACCTGGGCCAGCCCTTTGCATTTTATGGATTCGTAGCGATTCCTATAAAACCGAAAGTCAACAGCCGATGGAACTTCAACTACCGGATTGCATTGGGGCTTTCCGGCAGATTCAACCCTTACAACGAACAAGAAAACCCTTTTAACCTCCTTATTGGAAGCAAAAACAATGTATTTATCGATTTTGGGCTTCAGGCAAACTATCGATTAAGCCAGAAATTCCAGGTCGGTGCCGGTGTAGCGTTCCACCATTTCAGCAATGGTGCATTGGCTTTGCCAAACACAGGAATAAACCTACTTCCATTGAGCTTGTCTGTTTCTTATACGCCGACGAGCAAACCATTTGATTTCAGAAAACGTGCTGTCCCAAAAATGGAAGAAACGGAGGAACTACATTTCAACTATGCTTTTGGATTTAAACAGATCGATCGAGAGCATGATGGTCAATACTTCAAATCAACCCTAGGGGCCTATTATAGCAAACATTTCGGATACAAATGGCGTCTTGGCGCTGGAATGGACGCATTCTATTCAGCAAGTGGTAATGACGAGAACATTGCTGGTGATAAATCAGGTAAATTTTCAGCATTATTTTCCTATGGACCAGCCTTCTACATCGATCACGTGTTAAATTCAAGACTATATATCAATGGCAATGTCGGTGTATACTTACACCGTAATAAATTCAATGGTGAAAGTACACCCGTATATCTAAGAGCAGGTGTACGCTATAAAGTGTATAAAGATTTCTTTGCAGGAGTTTCCATTAAGGCTCATGGTGGTAAAGCAGACTTTATCGAATGGACAACAGGCTATGGCTTTAAGTTGGGTAAAAAACGGGGAAATCCAGGCAGTAATTAA
- a CDS encoding M16 family metallopeptidase, protein MIKNLFKITAVTFALTTAGGALFAQNAKFDWKESSEGGYTYKYVTNDPTHSRFYKLKNGLTVILSPTKKEPRIQTYIATKAGSKTDPKDHTGLAHYLEHMLFKGTDKFGSKDWAKEKPLLDQIDALYEKYNGTTDEVQRKAIYKEIDRVSGEAAKYAIANEYDKLMASMGAEGTNAFTSFEQTVYQEQIPSNVMDKYLAVQAERFRNPILRLFHTELEAVYEEKNIGLDKDSRRAIEAMFEAAFPNNNYGKQTTIGTVEHLKNPSLKAIREYFNTYYVPNNMGVIMSGDFDPTEVVKKVDKSFAFMQPKEVPPYTFDPEKPILSPIVREVKGPDAEFMFMGFRFPGAATKDAQLLNLMSQILTNGSAGLIDLDLVKNQKLLGAGAFPYVLKDYSLLILQGNPGQGQSLEEVQQLLLKELDKLRKGEFSDDLIGAIVNNAKKDEIKQNESYGDRAEALMDAFTSGQDWSSVVSYSDGLNKITKQDIVNFANKYLNDNNYVVVYKRKGVDNNVVKVVKPEITPVTVNRDDQSDFLKKVEAMPEDKIQPVWVDYNKDVQKATANGLPVLAVKNSDNELFSLSYRFDVGKWSNKLLSLAAGYLEFLGTKDKSSEQFSKDFYQLASDFSVSAGNEETLVSISGLNSNFISTQSLIQDLLRNCVADQEAFRMYIARLKKSRANAKENKGAIMEGLKSYAKYGAKNPFNNVFTDAELDALKAEDLVKALHDLANMKHTLLYFGPLSASEFVAKAKPLKQGSGDYVQGGKSLVFAEQPTNKNQVLFANFDMKQAEVFWYRTSDAYSNPLTPTVSLFNNYFGGGMGSIVFQTIRESKALAYSTYAFYGQPYKKENHYTVGAYVGTQADKFNEAIKGMNELLDVLPESTKGLDIAKVSLQKSIASERVQNASILGSYLSAQRMGNTTDIRKVVYEQAPKLTYVDLNMFHKKEMSQKPYVYCIVAKEDSLKPEDLAKLGEVKKLDLKEIFGY, encoded by the coding sequence ATGATTAAAAATCTATTTAAAATTACTGCTGTTACGTTTGCTCTAACAACAGCGGGGGGTGCTTTGTTTGCCCAAAACGCCAAATTTGACTGGAAAGAATCTTCTGAGGGTGGGTATACCTACAAGTATGTGACCAATGACCCTACTCATTCAAGGTTTTACAAACTCAAAAATGGTCTAACCGTTATCCTAAGCCCAACCAAAAAAGAACCGCGTATCCAAACTTACATCGCGACAAAAGCCGGAAGTAAAACCGATCCAAAAGATCATACAGGTTTGGCGCACTATCTGGAACATATGCTCTTCAAGGGTACGGATAAATTTGGATCGAAAGATTGGGCGAAGGAAAAGCCTTTGCTGGATCAGATTGATGCACTTTATGAAAAGTACAACGGTACGACTGACGAGGTGCAGCGGAAAGCGATATATAAGGAAATCGACCGTGTCTCTGGTGAAGCAGCCAAATATGCGATCGCTAATGAATACGATAAACTGATGGCATCCATGGGTGCTGAAGGTACAAATGCATTTACTTCGTTTGAACAAACGGTATACCAGGAGCAGATTCCGAGCAATGTAATGGATAAGTATCTTGCTGTACAAGCCGAGCGTTTTAGAAATCCGATACTCCGTCTATTCCATACGGAGCTGGAAGCGGTGTATGAAGAAAAAAATATCGGATTGGATAAAGATAGCCGTAGGGCTATTGAAGCAATGTTTGAAGCAGCCTTCCCAAATAATAACTATGGAAAGCAAACCACTATTGGTACAGTAGAGCATCTAAAAAATCCATCATTAAAGGCTATCCGAGAATATTTTAACACCTATTATGTGCCTAACAACATGGGGGTGATCATGTCCGGTGATTTTGATCCTACAGAAGTTGTGAAGAAGGTGGATAAGAGTTTTGCTTTTATGCAGCCAAAAGAGGTGCCACCGTATACTTTTGATCCTGAGAAGCCTATTTTAAGCCCAATTGTTCGGGAGGTAAAAGGGCCGGATGCGGAATTTATGTTTATGGGATTCCGTTTTCCGGGTGCGGCAACCAAGGATGCGCAGCTATTAAATCTGATGAGTCAGATTTTGACGAACGGTTCTGCAGGTCTGATTGATCTGGATTTGGTGAAGAATCAGAAGCTATTGGGCGCGGGTGCCTTTCCGTATGTGTTGAAGGATTATTCACTATTGATTCTGCAGGGAAATCCAGGGCAAGGACAGAGCCTAGAGGAAGTACAACAGTTGCTGTTAAAAGAGCTGGATAAACTGCGGAAAGGTGAATTCTCTGATGATTTGATCGGAGCAATTGTCAATAACGCGAAAAAAGATGAGATCAAACAGAATGAAAGTTATGGCGATCGTGCAGAAGCATTGATGGATGCTTTTACATCGGGTCAGGACTGGTCGTCGGTGGTTAGTTATTCGGATGGGTTGAATAAGATTACAAAACAAGATATTGTCAATTTTGCCAATAAATATTTGAACGATAATAACTACGTTGTCGTTTATAAACGTAAAGGGGTAGACAATAATGTTGTCAAGGTAGTGAAACCGGAAATTACACCTGTCACTGTAAACCGTGACGATCAATCTGATTTCTTGAAAAAAGTGGAGGCAATGCCAGAGGATAAGATTCAGCCGGTGTGGGTAGACTACAATAAAGATGTTCAGAAAGCTACCGCAAATGGTTTGCCGGTACTCGCTGTGAAGAATAGTGACAATGAATTATTCTCCCTGTCTTATCGTTTTGATGTAGGGAAATGGAGTAATAAATTGTTATCGTTGGCGGCCGGTTATCTGGAGTTTTTGGGAACTAAAGATAAATCCAGTGAGCAATTCAGCAAAGACTTTTATCAATTGGCATCTGATTTCTCCGTCTCTGCGGGAAATGAAGAAACACTGGTCTCAATTTCGGGTTTGAATTCGAATTTTATCTCCACGCAATCTTTAATTCAGGATCTGTTGCGCAATTGTGTGGCTGACCAAGAGGCATTCAGAATGTATATTGCACGCCTTAAGAAGTCTAGAGCGAATGCAAAGGAAAACAAGGGAGCGATTATGGAAGGACTGAAATCTTATGCAAAATACGGTGCTAAAAACCCATTCAATAATGTTTTTACAGATGCGGAACTGGATGCATTGAAAGCGGAAGATCTTGTAAAAGCATTACATGATCTGGCGAATATGAAACATACATTACTTTATTTTGGACCATTGAGCGCCAGTGAATTTGTAGCGAAGGCAAAACCATTAAAACAAGGTTCGGGTGACTATGTGCAAGGTGGAAAAAGCTTGGTGTTTGCGGAGCAGCCAACCAATAAAAATCAGGTATTGTTTGCTAATTTTGATATGAAACAAGCGGAAGTATTCTGGTATAGAACATCTGACGCTTATTCCAATCCACTTACACCAACAGTGTCATTGTTCAACAATTATTTTGGTGGTGGTATGGGAAGTATTGTATTCCAAACTATTCGTGAATCGAAAGCGTTGGCTTACTCTACTTATGCATTCTATGGCCAGCCTTATAAAAAAGAAAATCATTATACAGTGGGTGCTTATGTCGGTACACAGGCCGATAAATTCAATGAGGCAATCAAGGGTATGAATGAATTATTGGATGTACTTCCTGAAAGTACAAAAGGTTTGGATATTGCGAAAGTCAGTTTGCAGAAATCTATTGCAAGTGAGCGTGTACAGAATGCTTCTATTCTAGGTAGCTATTTAAGTGCACAACGTATGGGTAACACAACAGATATTCGTAAAGTTGTTTATGAGCAAGCTCCCAAGTTGACTTATGTTGATTTGAATATGTTCCATAAGAAAGAGATGAGTCAAAAGCCTTATGTATACTGTATCGTAGCGAAGGAAGATAGCCTCAAGCCAGAAGATCTTGCTAAATTGGGCGAGGTGAAAAAACTGGATTTAAAGGAAATATTTGGCTATTAG
- a CDS encoding NAD(P)H-dependent oxidoreductase — MILIISGTNRPNSKTLKIAKCYQQLLNRKSIESEIFSLSDLPSNILETDLYGKRSTAFEPIQQKVSQADMFIFVAPEYNGSIPGALKLFIDCCTFPISFYHKKVALVGLSSGRYGNLRGIDHLTGICHYLRMHVLPLKIFLPNVQQELNENGELFKEDTLQFINEQIEEIIRF; from the coding sequence ATGATTTTAATAATATCCGGAACAAACCGTCCCAATAGTAAGACGTTAAAAATAGCAAAATGCTACCAACAGCTTCTTAATCGTAAATCCATTGAGAGTGAGATCTTTTCGCTATCAGATCTCCCCTCAAATATTTTAGAAACAGATCTTTACGGAAAAAGAAGTACCGCCTTTGAACCGATTCAGCAAAAGGTTAGTCAGGCCGATATGTTTATTTTCGTAGCGCCCGAATACAATGGAAGCATCCCTGGCGCACTCAAGCTTTTTATTGACTGCTGCACTTTTCCAATTAGTTTTTACCACAAAAAAGTTGCATTGGTTGGATTATCTTCTGGAAGATATGGCAACCTACGCGGGATAGATCATCTCACGGGAATATGCCACTACCTCAGAATGCATGTACTCCCCCTCAAGATATTTCTTCCCAATGTACAGCAGGAACTGAACGAAAACGGTGAATTATTTAAAGAAGATACCTTACAGTTTATCAACGAACAGATTGAGGAGATCATCCGGTTTTAA
- a CDS encoding AAA family ATPase gives MGKIIAIANQKGGVGKTTTSINLAASLAVLEYKTLLVDADPQANSTSGIGFDPRTINESIYECLVNDLSPRDAIQSTETPNLDLLPAHIDLVGAEIEMINMHEREYKMKKILDQVKNDYDFIIIDCSPSLGLITINALSASDSVIIPVQCEYFALEGLGKLLNTIKIVQNRLNTSLEIEGILLTMYDVRLRLSNQVVEEVKTHFTDLVFDTIIQRNTRLSEAPSFGISVIMHDASCKGAINYLNLAREILQKNGHLNEMNTTVTA, from the coding sequence ATGGGAAAAATAATCGCAATCGCAAACCAAAAGGGTGGGGTTGGAAAAACCACAACGTCAATTAACTTGGCGGCTAGTTTGGCGGTTTTAGAATATAAAACATTGTTGGTGGATGCGGATCCACAAGCAAACTCTACTTCTGGGATTGGTTTTGACCCTCGTACGATCAATGAAAGTATATACGAATGTTTGGTCAATGATTTGAGTCCAAGAGACGCTATTCAGTCAACTGAAACGCCAAATCTTGATCTTTTACCTGCTCATATCGACTTGGTGGGTGCTGAGATTGAAATGATCAATATGCACGAACGGGAGTATAAGATGAAAAAAATCTTGGATCAGGTGAAAAATGATTATGATTTTATTATCATTGACTGCTCTCCTTCCTTGGGTTTGATCACCATTAATGCCCTGTCAGCATCTGATTCGGTCATCATACCTGTTCAATGTGAATATTTTGCATTGGAAGGACTTGGTAAATTACTGAACACAATTAAAATCGTTCAAAACCGTTTAAATACTAGCTTGGAGATTGAGGGTATTTTATTGACGATGTATGATGTTCGTTTAAGACTCTCTAATCAGGTTGTAGAAGAGGTGAAAACGCATTTTACAGATTTAGTTTTTGATACCATCATTCAACGTAATACCCGTTTAAGTGAAGCTCCTAGCTTCGGTATTTCTGTTATCATGCACGATGCTTCTTGTAAAGGAGCGATCAACTACTTGAATTTAGCGCGTGAGATATTGCAGAAAAACGGGCATCTTAATGAAATGAATACAACAGTAACCGCATAA
- a CDS encoding ParB/RepB/Spo0J family partition protein codes for MAAHQRKTGLGRGLGALLNDSVEAPAKSNQQVEESPLVTSSTVHTNKENGSISHVRVEEISVNPFQPRTEFDPVALQELSESIILQGLIQPITVRKISDGNYQLISGERRLRASRLAGITEIPAYIRTANDQQMLEMALIENIQRENLNAIEVALSFQRMIEECNLKQEELGERVSKNRSTVTNYLRLLKLPPVIQAAIRDGALTMGHARALINIPEVDKQLYIFKLIIDQGLSVRKAEELVRELQKGGKKKAGKDKTAMSFQLQKIEDDLASKFSSRVKLNLKSTKGKGAIEIPFESEDDLSRILELLDW; via the coding sequence ATGGCAGCACATCAGCGTAAAACAGGACTGGGAAGAGGTTTAGGTGCGCTATTAAACGATAGTGTAGAAGCTCCTGCTAAAAGTAATCAGCAAGTTGAGGAGTCACCGCTTGTGACTTCTTCTACAGTACATACAAACAAAGAAAATGGCAGCATCAGCCATGTCCGGGTGGAAGAAATATCGGTGAATCCATTTCAACCTCGTACCGAATTTGATCCGGTTGCCCTACAAGAATTATCCGAATCCATTATTTTGCAGGGTTTAATCCAACCGATTACAGTACGTAAGATTTCGGATGGCAACTATCAGTTGATCTCAGGGGAGCGACGTCTTCGTGCTTCAAGATTGGCGGGAATCACAGAAATTCCAGCTTATATCCGTACTGCTAATGATCAGCAAATGCTGGAAATGGCATTGATCGAGAATATCCAACGCGAAAACTTAAACGCCATTGAGGTTGCTTTGAGCTTTCAGCGTATGATCGAAGAATGTAATCTAAAGCAAGAGGAACTTGGTGAACGTGTCAGTAAAAACCGTTCTACAGTGACAAACTACCTCCGCCTATTGAAACTTCCACCTGTCATTCAGGCGGCGATACGGGATGGCGCCTTGACCATGGGCCACGCTCGTGCACTGATCAATATTCCAGAAGTAGATAAACAGTTATATATCTTTAAATTGATTATCGATCAAGGCTTGTCTGTTAGAAAGGCCGAGGAGCTAGTTCGCGAACTCCAAAAAGGTGGGAAGAAAAAAGCTGGCAAAGATAAAACTGCGATGTCATTTCAGCTGCAAAAAATTGAAGATGATTTGGCATCGAAATTTTCGTCGAGAGTCAAATTGAATTTGAAGAGTACCAAAGGTAAGGGGGCGATTGAGATTCCTTTTGAATCGGAGGATGATCTGAGCCGTATTCTTGAACTTTTAGATTGGTAA